A window of Campylobacter pinnipediorum subsp. pinnipediorum contains these coding sequences:
- a CDS encoding hemagglutinin repeat-containing protein has product MKGSNVVAKDELNINTHNLDISASNINIDVANDALFKGATLRANDTLNLNVGNNLDVISLQDEYTYSNKGFNVSAGVGFGGTNANIDVKNNTHLIC; this is encoded by the coding sequence ATAAAAGGAAGTAATGTTGTAGCCAAAGATGAGCTTAATATAAATACTCATAATTTAGATATAAGTGCAAGTAATATAAATATAGATGTAGCAAATGATGCTTTATTTAAAGGAGCAACTCTAAGAGCTAATGATACATTAAATTTAAATGTAGGTAACAACTTAGATGTCATATCTTTACAAGATGAATATACTTATAGTAATAAAGGCTTTAATGTAAGTGCAGGAGTAGGATTTGGTGGAACTAATGCAAATATAGATGTTAAAAATAACACTCACTTAATTTGTTGA
- a CDS encoding ribonuclease HII produces the protein MLQSKSLKICGIDEAGRGALAGDLVIAGCVLLKDIKGLNDSKKLSPKKREELFDKIIKNSKYLIIYFSNSQIDELGLSKCLKSALTCFKRYFKDYELIFDGNTDYKTSIKTIIKADSVIKEVSAASILAKVSRDKSMDLLDNVYPNYGYKKHKGYGTKAHLEAIQKYGPTPLLRKSFKIKREEKSLFDTN, from the coding sequence ATTTTGCAAAGTAAATCATTAAAAATATGCGGGATTGATGAGGCTGGTCGTGGCGCCTTAGCTGGGGATTTGGTGATTGCAGGCTGTGTTTTGCTAAAAGATATAAAAGGGCTTAATGACTCAAAAAAATTAAGCCCTAAAAAAAGAGAAGAGCTTTTTGACAAAATAATAAAAAACTCAAAATACCTAATAATATACTTTTCAAACTCTCAAATTGATGAGTTGGGGCTTAGCAAATGTCTAAAAAGTGCTTTGACGTGTTTTAAACGATACTTTAAAGATTATGAGTTGATTTTTGATGGAAATACTGATTATAAAACAAGTATAAAAACAATTATAAAAGCGGATAGTGTTATAAAAGAGGTAAGCGCAGCTAGTATTTTGGCAAAGGTGAGTAGGGATAAGAGCATGGATCTTTTAGATAATGTATATCCAAACTACGGTTATAAAAAACACAAGGGGTATGGTACAAAAGCACATTTAGAAGCGATACAAAAATATGGGCCAACACCTCTTTTAAGAAAAAGTTTTAAGATAAAGAGAGAAGAAAAAAGTCTTTTTGATACAAATTAG
- a CDS encoding hemagglutinin repeat-containing protein, whose protein sequence is MKQVFKKIVSVIISSMLIAQQGLLASSIDIDTNAPIKNRASLDKARNGVPIVNIVKPNSEGLSHNKFSNYNVEKKGVILNNSNKRDVDTKLSGYIYGNKNLANSKTAKIILNEVTSKRKTRLEGFTEVAGDRASVVISNPNGIYINGAGFINTKKATITTANPSIKNEKIDSYEIDKGLIQIEKDGLNTKNVDKAELYAKTIELNAKIHANDLEIITGKNKILNNGTIISKNDTESNKVSLDSSSLGGIYANRIKLVGTSRGVGVSLKGEISAQDSLEINSRGKIVLNKALSGSKVEIKTDDNLESNTIYGSNIDIEAKNNIHNKDIIASKTDIKIKSNSLINDNVIASGIEADLKVAKRGSLNIQSDRVVNKNTFYAKDDVYLSSKFIKNTKNSQINSGKNIAIKTKTIDNEESVKIIAEDKIDIINTNDIKSNRANIEAKDIFIDSNVFNSENSNIVATKGNLNINSNIINLDNSRQIAALNDISLTSDNISLNGANLLSQNSNINIDSSNLNAIKANIGANLLTTIKSKNYIKANGISLESGKIDIFTKNLILSDVNMDSKNYSSKLLSKSLLDIKASDILNTNGYIGALKDISITSSSLDNIKGTISSNENIDIIVNSLKNTSGLISSKNHLTLKLDDYKDVNSILQSGDLRLNGQSLNLHNSKIISTNKDINLNIYGNSSFNDVILYSNKDINLDSKNINGVKLKSQAKENIKFNASNLELENSTIYNIADIDKKYKNGYKQGDISFISNSISLKNSNLASKNLTIKPKDKLNILSLNNSLLEANNNINILTKKFSTISSTLSTLNDLDLKINSIENEVRSSNFNGKNVDIKIDGDLLLQKDNSIKATNSIKLQSNSIINKANIISDNDIFIEAKDYIINNNQISSKTLNLKAKNYINNESLNDDIVSIRGAFLDINTDKLTNKALLYSMYDMNMNTKNLDNYGAIASSNNDNYSSNLNIISNNLKNYNTIYSSNNLNLYIKDSLINQTDKIKVDLRDEKAIIFAKNDINIKGDKDKSLRTESIVNDKAAIQTQTKDINIFAKSLKNISDKPDLIGKYNKVKEIVSGGKRTYLGKKKKVSTGDPHYNLVTRYIDEMYVVPKKSPNAEIISGMDIKFDVGYINNEFSKIISGNNIYFNSKNILNQEHELVKLTTTEKEVYRNERYCKHRKFGHCVDHGYKMFYKGTKTSKEKETFKIGSLIFAKNNLLGKTDGLVNGNIDSVVQNSVYNPNLDIKLTKTNLSSNKINIKDSLINQADINLDTIDKTNFNRVINTIKDDFNLPKNRYSFFIHNPNNPNYLIESNPLYTELSNYLGSSYFLQKINYRSDRKIKSIGDAAYETKLVSDALRRHLGRAYINDNYFTNPNAQYIKFMDNAVNQSSILGLTLGKELTHEQLANLKEDIVWYVSKVINNEEVLVPVVYLAKDYKKIDGATITAKNVKLDVKDKLVNSGSIISKEYLNLQANTIVNNTGLLLSHKKLNLIANKDIANKNGATIKAGDINIVSKYGSVINETFVKQVRSGDNYNNTTYTQISKPSSIIATNNNLIINAKKDIKDIAGNLEAKNTIRLSTITGNIDINSKELKDEFNNEGGSNFYKTKNTDYLSSNLNANNIIISSNKDVNIEASNLKADNIIGINADKNLNITALNSIRHKDIQTHSKGFFSSKTTRDMSYKESVNSSLLKAKNILLNSNNDINLEAASIKAKDNIVANAKNDINLLAKDYAIKELHYTNKKGFGGFSRSVSLNSNNNLNLHSTKLQTEANNIVLNSKKDINILASEVLSAGDIELKALNDVLISSRQELEKNVNYSKKTKFNPLGALNLVGVDVTPLYSQKLHEDELVKSKSKESLLVSKGNTIIDSGSTAIVGSNLNSNKNIYIKADTGKIDILPSVDNSNRQTLDKKTEVKVSNLVNQIKNDIKGLKKFNTKVKVQIAEASYDKEAKILKDTLNLSSNLIAKENIIANSLDDLNIKGSNLKAGGNVVLNSKIGDINILNSTDTKDKSIKEEHLKASLSLTAQNEYVEIATTVMQAQEAAKQLKQTKSNYTKYKKEVKKLENKLGELKNDYKNKKVGVDYSDIEDLVDKIDNLKSQEKYYLVDISAATINLATKTTAIASQAAAAAASSATYGFSAGISADVNGEKSNTKSTTNISTPSSVKASNILINTNKKLNTNTIIKGSNVVAKDELNINTHNLDISASNDFDSTNKNTKSTNGSVNFTMYGGGRGSALLGYGQSRYDSSSSTFNNSNLKSNNINIDVVNDALFKGATLRANDTLNLNVGNNLDVISLQDEYTYSNKGFNVSAGVGFKGDNAKANRVPSIEVSEASSANTGFNINNSIGLNKQSVLTSLTGTNVNIDVKNNTHLKGSLIASGKFDDKANFIDNKKLNFKTNTLTFENLSNTNYNSSKSIGINLNLSSKDKDDKKDNKDNLNNKDTRNLALSDSDSKDSLNNKVNGVSNTISSLGYNQSNSLNINNSKTLATLGKGSITILDQANSDDLQRLNTDTSKLSNELYSSQTNSKVDASLDTRLLSRDGREQMKHDYENMNKNMNIVASTLPDEYSDNKVEAAFGKALNVLAAATLGILPNNGRGGLLANLPVLTGTADSEHRVLQIVNGKSPKHENNKEGYIEIEKSKFYKRLDEKGREKLKGLGLYISKKPVTISKDTVTSQNSVNGILNPEINAIINGLEQTGQSKATTDKPVELNVAYNPTYGFMPDLLESLVDKVGLWSTGIAKQTGRFVKDTIEGRGGEKVNFAFHSQANLLGKSGIKYINKYEGGFMKIEDGKRKPSFSSFGSPVNVKDMSKLISDDPSEGGLGYKYNSVVKDGDFVGEGLGGNKGVNKQADILDRLNLINIFKLFTSDSPHSSYICEDYENIGVVCGYRE, encoded by the coding sequence ATGAAACAAGTATTTAAAAAGATAGTATCTGTTATTATAAGTTCAATGCTTATAGCTCAACAAGGATTACTAGCAAGCAGTATTGATATAGACACAAACGCTCCTATAAAAAATAGAGCCTCGCTAGACAAAGCAAGAAATGGTGTGCCCATAGTAAACATAGTTAAGCCAAACAGCGAAGGACTATCTCATAATAAATTTTCTAATTACAATGTGGAGAAAAAAGGAGTTATACTTAATAATTCAAACAAAAGAGATGTAGATACAAAACTCTCTGGATATATATATGGGAATAAAAATTTAGCAAATAGCAAGACAGCAAAAATAATATTAAATGAGGTAACAAGCAAAAGAAAGACAAGACTTGAGGGATTTACTGAGGTTGCAGGAGATAGAGCATCTGTAGTCATATCAAATCCAAATGGTATATATATTAATGGTGCAGGGTTTATAAATACAAAAAAAGCGACTATAACAACAGCAAATCCGAGTATAAAAAATGAAAAAATAGATAGTTATGAGATAGATAAAGGGCTAATACAGATAGAAAAAGATGGGCTAAATACCAAAAATGTTGATAAAGCAGAGCTCTATGCAAAGACTATAGAGTTAAATGCTAAAATACATGCCAATGACTTAGAAATAATAACTGGTAAAAATAAGATTCTCAATAATGGAACCATAATTTCAAAAAATGATACAGAATCTAACAAGGTTTCACTAGACTCATCATCTCTTGGTGGAATATATGCAAATAGGATAAAATTGGTTGGTACAAGTAGAGGTGTTGGCGTAAGCCTAAAAGGAGAGATATCAGCACAAGATAGTCTAGAGATAAACTCTAGAGGTAAGATAGTTTTAAATAAAGCACTATCTGGCTCAAAAGTAGAGATTAAAACAGATGACAATTTAGAATCAAACACAATATATGGATCAAATATAGATATAGAAGCAAAAAACAATATTCATAACAAAGATATAATTGCTTCAAAAACAGATATAAAGATAAAATCTAACTCATTAATAAATGATAATGTGATTGCTTCAGGAATAGAGGCTGATTTAAAGGTTGCTAAAAGAGGCAGTTTAAATATTCAATCAGATAGAGTTGTAAATAAAAATACTTTTTATGCAAAAGATGACGTATATTTAAGTTCTAAATTTATTAAAAACACTAAGAATTCACAGATAAACTCAGGTAAAAATATAGCTATAAAAACCAAAACTATTGACAATGAAGAAAGTGTTAAAATTATAGCAGAAGATAAAATAGATATAATAAATACAAACGATATAAAATCAAACAGAGCAAATATAGAGGCTAAAGATATTTTTATAGACTCAAATGTATTTAATTCTGAAAACTCCAACATAGTTGCCACAAAAGGAAATTTAAATATAAACTCAAACATTATAAATTTAGATAACTCTAGGCAGATAGCAGCTCTAAATGATATAAGCCTTACATCAGATAATATAAGTCTAAATGGAGCAAATCTCTTATCTCAAAACTCAAACATCAATATAGACTCATCAAATTTAAACGCCATAAAAGCAAATATTGGTGCAAATTTACTAACAACTATAAAATCAAAAAACTATATAAAAGCTAATGGTATAAGTCTTGAATCTGGAAAGATAGATATATTTACAAAAAATCTTATATTATCAGATGTAAATATGGACTCTAAAAACTATTCTTCTAAATTGCTATCAAAATCTTTATTGGATATAAAAGCAAGTGATATTTTAAATACAAATGGATACATTGGTGCTTTAAAAGATATAAGCATAACCTCAAGTAGCTTAGATAATATAAAAGGCACTATATCTTCTAATGAAAATATAGATATAATAGTTAATTCTTTAAAAAATACATCTGGTTTAATAAGTAGTAAAAATCATTTAACATTAAAGTTAGATGATTATAAAGATGTAAACTCAATTCTTCAAAGTGGGGATTTGAGGCTTAATGGACAAAGTTTAAATTTACATAATTCAAAAATAATATCAACAAATAAAGATATAAATTTAAATATTTATGGAAATAGTAGTTTTAACGATGTTATTTTATATTCTAACAAAGATATTAACCTAGATTCTAAAAATATAAATGGAGTTAAATTAAAATCACAAGCGAAAGAAAATATAAAATTTAATGCTTCAAATTTGGAATTGGAAAATAGTACTATTTATAATATTGCCGATATAGATAAAAAATACAAAAATGGATATAAGCAAGGTGATATTAGTTTTATATCAAATTCTATCTCTTTAAAAAACTCAAATTTAGCATCTAAAAATTTAACAATCAAACCAAAAGACAAGCTTAATATCTTAAGCTTAAACAATTCACTACTAGAAGCAAACAATAATATAAATATTTTAACCAAAAAGTTTAGCACAATTAGCTCTACACTTAGCACTTTAAATGATTTAGATCTTAAAATAAATAGCATAGAAAATGAAGTGCGAAGTTCGAATTTTAATGGTAAAAATGTAGATATAAAAATAGATGGTGATCTTTTACTTCAAAAAGATAACTCCATAAAGGCAACAAACAGCATAAAACTACAATCTAACTCAATTATAAATAAAGCAAACATAATATCTGATAATGATATTTTTATAGAAGCTAAAGACTATATAATAAACAACAATCAAATATCATCTAAAACTTTAAATTTAAAAGCTAAAAACTATATAAATAATGAAAGTTTAAACGATGATATAGTTTCTATAAGAGGTGCATTTTTAGATATAAATACAGATAAATTAACAAATAAAGCTTTGTTATACTCCATGTATGACATGAATATGAATACCAAAAATTTAGATAACTATGGAGCTATTGCATCATCAAACAATGATAATTATAGTTCAAATTTAAATATAATATCTAACAATTTAAAAAATTATAACACAATATATTCAAGTAATAATTTAAACCTATATATTAAAGATTCTCTTATAAACCAAACAGATAAAATAAAAGTTGATTTAAGAGATGAAAAAGCAATAATATTTGCTAAAAATGATATAAATATTAAAGGGGATAAAGATAAGAGTTTAAGAACTGAAAGTATAGTAAATGACAAAGCCGCAATACAAACTCAAACTAAAGATATAAATATATTTGCTAAGAGCTTGAAAAACATATCGGATAAACCAGATCTCATAGGTAAATACAACAAAGTTAAAGAGATAGTTTCTGGCGGAAAAAGAACCTATCTAGGAAAAAAGAAAAAGGTTAGCACAGGCGATCCGCATTATAATTTAGTTACTAGATATATAGATGAGATGTATGTGGTTCCTAAAAAATCTCCAAATGCAGAAATTATTTCAGGTATGGATATAAAATTTGATGTAGGTTATATAAATAATGAATTTTCTAAAATAATATCTGGAAATAATATATATTTTAATTCTAAAAACATATTAAACCAGGAGCATGAATTAGTAAAACTTACTACAACTGAAAAAGAAGTATATAGAAATGAAAGATATTGTAAGCATAGAAAATTTGGACATTGCGTGGACCATGGCTACAAAATGTTTTATAAAGGCACAAAGACAAGCAAGGAAAAAGAAACTTTTAAAATTGGTTCACTAATATTTGCAAAAAATAATTTACTTGGAAAAACAGATGGTTTGGTTAATGGCAACATAGATAGCGTTGTTCAAAATTCAGTCTACAACCCAAATTTAGATATAAAACTAACTAAAACAAATCTATCATCTAATAAAATAAATATTAAAGATAGTTTAATCAATCAAGCTGATATAAATTTAGATACCATAGATAAAACAAACTTTAATAGAGTAATAAACACCATAAAAGATGATTTTAACTTACCTAAAAATAGATATTCGTTTTTTATACACAACCCTAATAATCCAAACTATTTAATAGAATCAAATCCGCTTTATACAGAGTTATCAAACTATTTAGGAAGTAGTTATTTTTTACAAAAAATAAACTATAGAAGCGACAGAAAGATAAAAAGTATAGGTGATGCAGCTTATGAAACAAAGCTTGTAAGTGATGCATTAAGAAGACATTTAGGAAGAGCTTATATAAATGATAACTATTTTACAAATCCAAATGCTCAGTATATAAAATTTATGGATAATGCTGTAAATCAAAGCTCTATTTTAGGTTTAACTTTAGGTAAAGAGCTAACACACGAGCAATTAGCAAATTTAAAAGAGGATATAGTTTGGTATGTAAGTAAAGTTATAAATAATGAAGAGGTATTAGTTCCTGTCGTTTATTTAGCAAAAGATTATAAAAAAATAGATGGTGCGACAATTACTGCAAAAAATGTAAAGCTAGATGTAAAAGATAAGTTAGTAAACTCCGGAAGTATTATTTCAAAAGAGTATTTAAATTTACAAGCTAATACCATAGTAAACAACACAGGATTATTACTATCACATAAAAAACTTAATCTTATAGCAAACAAAGATATAGCAAACAAAAATGGTGCAACCATTAAAGCTGGTGATATAAATATTGTATCAAAATATGGAAGTGTTATAAATGAAACATTTGTTAAGCAAGTAAGAAGCGGAGATAATTATAATAACACAACATATACTCAAATAAGCAAACCATCATCTATAATTGCAACAAATAACAACTTAATAATAAATGCAAAAAAAGATATTAAAGACATAGCTGGCAACCTTGAAGCAAAAAACACCATAAGATTATCTACTATAACAGGAAATATAGATATAAACTCTAAAGAGTTAAAAGATGAATTTAACAATGAAGGAGGTAGTAATTTTTATAAAACCAAAAATACAGACTATCTTAGTTCAAATTTAAATGCAAACAATATCATAATCTCTTCAAATAAAGATGTAAACATAGAGGCTAGCAATTTAAAAGCAGATAATATTATAGGTATCAATGCAGATAAAAACCTAAATATAACTGCTTTAAATAGCATAAGGCATAAAGATATACAAACTCATTCAAAAGGTTTTTTTAGCTCTAAAACAACAAGAGATATGAGCTATAAAGAAAGCGTAAACTCTTCTTTGCTAAAAGCTAAAAATATACTCTTAAACTCTAATAATGATATAAATTTAGAAGCAGCTAGTATTAAAGCAAAAGATAATATAGTAGCAAATGCCAAAAATGATATAAATCTCTTAGCAAAAGATTATGCAATTAAAGAGCTTCACTATACAAATAAAAAAGGATTTGGAGGATTTAGTAGAAGTGTAAGTTTAAACTCAAATAATAATTTAAACTTACATAGCACGAAGCTTCAAACAGAGGCCAACAATATAGTCTTAAACTCAAAAAAAGATATAAATATCTTAGCAAGTGAGGTATTAAGCGCTGGCGATATAGAGCTTAAAGCCTTAAATGATGTATTGATCTCCTCTAGGCAAGAATTAGAAAAAAATGTAAATTATAGTAAAAAAACTAAGTTTAATCCACTAGGTGCATTAAACTTAGTAGGTGTAGACGTTACACCTCTATACTCGCAAAAACTTCACGAAGATGAGTTAGTAAAATCTAAAAGCAAAGAAAGTCTTTTAGTTTCTAAGGGTAATACAATTATAGATAGCGGTAGTACAGCTATAGTTGGATCAAATTTAAATTCGAATAAAAATATATACATTAAAGCTGATACTGGTAAAATAGATATACTTCCAAGCGTTGATAACTCAAATAGGCAAACCTTGGATAAAAAAACAGAGGTTAAGGTATCAAATTTAGTTAATCAAATTAAAAATGATATTAAGGGATTGAAAAAATTTAATACAAAAGTAAAAGTACAAATAGCAGAGGCAAGTTATGATAAAGAGGCAAAAATACTAAAAGATACACTAAATCTTTCTTCAAATTTAATTGCTAAAGAGAATATTATAGCCAACTCTCTTGATGATTTAAATATAAAAGGAAGTAATTTAAAAGCTGGTGGTAATGTAGTTTTAAACTCAAAGATTGGAGATATAAATATACTTAATTCAACCGATACTAAAGATAAAAGCATAAAAGAAGAGCATTTAAAAGCCTCTTTAAGTCTTACTGCTCAAAATGAATATGTAGAGATAGCAACTACTGTAATGCAAGCCCAAGAAGCTGCCAAGCAATTAAAACAGACAAAGAGTAATTATACTAAGTATAAAAAAGAAGTAAAAAAATTAGAAAATAAATTAGGCGAATTAAAAAATGATTATAAAAACAAAAAGGTTGGAGTTGATTATAGTGATATAGAGGATTTAGTAGATAAAATAGATAATCTAAAATCACAAGAAAAATACTATCTAGTAGATATAAGTGCTGCAACTATAAATCTAGCTACTAAAACAACAGCCATAGCTTCTCAAGCAGCTGCTGCTGCGGCTTCAAGTGCAACCTACGGCTTTTCTGCAGGAATAAGTGCAGATGTAAATGGCGAAAAATCAAATACTAAATCAACTACTAATATCTCTACACCTTCAAGTGTAAAAGCTTCAAATATATTAATAAACACAAACAAAAAACTAAATACAAATACAATTATAAAAGGAAGTAATGTTGTAGCCAAAGATGAGCTTAATATAAATACTCATAATTTAGATATAAGTGCAAGTAATGACTTTGACTCTACTAATAAAAATACTAAATCAACAAATGGTAGTGTAAACTTTACTATGTATGGAGGTGGAAGAGGATCTGCTTTACTTGGTTATGGACAAAGTAGATATGACTCTAGCTCTTCAACATTTAATAACTCAAATTTAAAATCAAACAATATAAATATAGATGTAGTAAATGATGCTTTATTTAAAGGAGCAACTCTAAGAGCTAATGATACATTAAATTTAAATGTAGGAAACAACTTAGATGTAATATCTTTACAAGATGAATATACTTATAGTAATAAAGGCTTTAATGTAAGCGCAGGAGTAGGATTTAAAGGAGATAATGCAAAAGCCAATAGGGTTCCAAGTATAGAAGTAAGTGAAGCATCTTCAGCAAATACAGGCTTTAATATAAATAACTCTATAGGATTAAATAAGCAAAGTGTATTAACATCTTTAACAGGAACTAATGTAAATATAGATGTTAAAAACAATACCCATTTAAAAGGTTCGCTAATAGCTAGTGGTAAATTTGATGATAAAGCTAACTTTATAGATAATAAAAAGCTAAACTTTAAAACAAATACCCTTACCTTTGAAAACCTATCAAACACTAATTACAATAGTTCTAAATCAATAGGCATAAATTTAAATCTAAGCTCAAAAGATAAAGATGATAAAAAAGATAATAAAGATAATTTAAACAATAAAGATACTAGAAATTTAGCATTATCAGATAGTGATAGCAAAGATAGTCTAAACAATAAAGTAAATGGTGTATCTAATACTATCTCATCACTAGGTTATAATCAATCAAACTCACTAAATATAAATAACTCTAAAACTCTAGCTACACTAGGTAAAGGAAGTATAACAATACTTGATCAAGCTAACTCAGATGATTTACAAAGACTAAACACAGATACATCTAAACTATCAAATGAGTTATATAGTTCACAAACCAACTCTAAAGTAGATGCTAGCTTAGATACAAGACTACTTAGTAGAGATGGAAGAGAGCAGATGAAACATGATTATGAGAATATGAATAAAAATATGAACATAGTAGCCTCAACCCTTCCAGATGAATATAGCGATAATAAAGTAGAGGCAGCTTTTGGAAAGGCATTAAATGTGTTAGCTGCAGCGACCCTTGGAATACTTCCAAACAATGGACGAGGAGGTTTACTTGCAAATTTACCTGTACTTACAGGAACAGCTGATTCTGAGCATAGAGTATTGCAGATTGTAAATGGAAAGTCTCCTAAGCATGAAAACAACAAAGAAGGCTATATAGAGATAGAAAAATCTAAATTCTATAAAAGATTAGATGAAAAAGGAAGAGAAAAATTAAAAGGTTTAGGGCTTTATATATCTAAAAAACCAGTCACCATCTCAAAAGATACAGTTACCTCTCAAAACTCAGTAAATGGAATTTTAAATCCAGAAATTAATGCTATAATAAATGGTTTAGAGCAAACAGGACAATCCAAAGCAACAACAGATAAACCAGTAGAGTTAAATGTGGCTTATAACCCAACATATGGATTTATGCCAGACTTACTAGAATCATTAGTTGATAAAGTAGGTCTTTGGTCAACAGGTATTGCAAAGCAAACGGGAAGATTTGTTAAAGATACAATAGAAGGTAGAGGAGGTGAAAAGGTTAACTTTGCCTTTCATTCACAAGCAAATTTGCTTGGTAAAAGCGGGATAAAATATATTAATAAATATGAAGGAGGTTTTATGAAGATAGAAGATGGTAAACGTAAACCAAGTTTTTCATCATTTGGTTCACCTGTAAATGTAAAAGATATGAGCAAATTAATATCTGATGATCCATCTGAAGGAGGATTGGGTTATAAGTATAACTCTGTAGTTAAAGATGGTGACTTTGTAGGAGAGGGTTTAGGTGGAAATAAAGGGGTCAACAAACAAGCAGATATATTAGATAGATTAAATTTAATAAATATATTTAAGCTTTTTACATCTGATTCTCCACATAGTTCATATATATGTGAGGATTATGAAAATATTGGTGTAGTATGTGGGTATAGAGAATGA
- a CDS encoding iron-containing alcohol dehydrogenase, whose product MKNFSFCNPTKIEFGIDKEKQIGKYMKDFNVKKTLILYGSERIKQNGLFDTATNSLNENGIKYEALGGIKSNPILSKVKEAINIAKELNVDSILAIGGGSVLDSAKAVAAGACYDGDVWDFFTNTKPKTALKIFDIITLAATGSEMNGGSVITNDITNQKYSFSSPVTFPTLSVINPDLHKTVSKKYLAYSAADVIAHCIEGYFTATYHPTITRMYIESNIKIIIKNTEILLKNPDDYNARAEFAWAAIMSLNGLSQLGVDKFYFPNHMIEHAMSAITDCPHGAGLSVVMPAWMMWYKDKNLDAFKRFAKEIFNKESAKDGITSLKEWFDKINTPTSLKQLNIDNNTLEKIIQNAFENSQRAKMNDVYNQNSIKEIFDFAK is encoded by the coding sequence ATGAAAAATTTTAGTTTTTGTAACCCAACAAAAATTGAGTTTGGGATAGATAAAGAAAAACAAATTGGTAAATACATGAAAGATTTTAATGTTAAAAAAACATTAATCTTATATGGTAGCGAGAGAATAAAACAAAACGGGCTTTTCGACACGGCAACAAATAGCCTGAATGAAAACGGCATAAAATATGAAGCACTAGGTGGAATAAAAAGCAATCCTATTTTAAGCAAGGTAAAAGAAGCCATAAATATAGCGAAAGAACTAAACGTGGATAGTATTTTAGCTATCGGTGGTGGTTCTGTTTTAGATAGTGCAAAAGCTGTGGCAGCTGGAGCCTGTTATGATGGTGATGTTTGGGATTTTTTCACAAATACAAAGCCAAAAACAGCACTTAAAATTTTTGACATAATAACTTTAGCTGCAACCGGCAGTGAAATGAACGGCGGAAGTGTTATAACAAATGACATAACAAATCAAAAATATTCATTTTCATCGCCGGTTACATTTCCAACATTATCTGTGATAAACCCAGATTTACATAAAACTGTAAGTAAAAAGTATTTAGCATATTCGGCGGCTGATGTTATAGCACACTGCATAGAGGGGTATTTTACAGCTACATACCACCCAACCATAACAAGGATGTATATAGAATCAAATATCAAAATCATAATAAAAAATACAGAAATTTTACTTAAAAACCCAGATGATTATAATGCAAGAGCTGAGTTTGCTTGGGCTGCAATAATGTCGCTTAATGGACTATCTCAACTGGGGGTCGATAAGTTTTATTTTCCAAATCATATGATAGAACATGCAATGAGTGCGATAACAGACTGTCCCCACGGAGCTGGTTTATCAGTCGTAATGCCTGCTTGGATGATGTGGTATAAGGATAAAAATTTAGATGCTTTTAAGAGATTTGCTAAAGAAATTTTTAACAAAGAATCAGCAAAAGATGGCATAACCTCACTAAAAGAGTGGTTTGATAAAATAAATACTCCAACTAGCCTAAAACAATTAAATATAGACAACAATACATTAGAAAAAATCATTCAAAATGCTTTTGAAAACTCACAAAGAGCAAAAATGAATGATGTTTACAATCAAAATAGCATAAAAGAAATTTTTGATTTTGCAAAGTAA